One window of Corynebacterium doosanense CAU 212 = DSM 45436 genomic DNA carries:
- a CDS encoding sirohydrochlorin chelatase, with product MLPLILLSHGSRHADAQAGIDALVRAVAGELGCEVVDAHLDFSEHTLTAVAKRYDRAVVVPLLFSSGYHARADVPAEVAAAQEETGCELVLADTLGVGPEIAELLARGVPEGKDLALYPVGSSRIQARADYTTLQDTLARITGRSVEVIPATGEGHGLGQLGDRSVHVMPLFVTDGLLLDKARAQLNESSTISAPLTAALAPVVSSRYRQAVSS from the coding sequence ATGCTCCCCCTCATCCTGTTGTCGCATGGTTCGCGGCACGCCGACGCGCAAGCGGGCATCGACGCCCTCGTGCGCGCGGTGGCGGGGGAGCTGGGCTGTGAGGTGGTCGACGCCCACCTGGACTTCAGCGAACACACTCTCACGGCCGTCGCGAAGCGATACGACCGTGCCGTGGTCGTGCCCCTGCTGTTCAGCTCCGGCTATCACGCGCGGGCGGACGTGCCCGCCGAGGTGGCGGCCGCGCAGGAGGAGACCGGCTGCGAACTGGTTCTCGCCGACACCCTCGGAGTGGGACCGGAAATCGCGGAACTGCTGGCCCGGGGCGTACCGGAAGGGAAAGACCTGGCCCTGTACCCGGTCGGGTCCTCGCGAATACAGGCGCGGGCCGACTACACCACGTTGCAGGACACGCTCGCCCGGATCACCGGGCGAAGCGTCGAGGTCATCCCCGCCACCGGGGAAGGACACGGCCTCGGGCAGCTCGGTGACCGGAGCGTGCATGTCATGCCCCTTTTTGTCACCGACGGACTGCTGCTGGACAAGGCCCGCGCACAGCTGAATGAGAGCTCGACCATCTCCGCCCCACTGACGGCCGCCCTGGCCCCGGTGGTCTCCTCCCGATACCGACAGGCAGTTTCCTCATGA
- a CDS encoding sulfate adenylyltransferase subunit 1 — MSAPTIETASQIIADRETLRLCTAGSVDDGKSTFVGRLLHDTRSVLADTLASVEQSSADRGFDGLDLSLLVDGLRAEREQGITIDVAYRYFATDARAFILADTPGHVQYTRNTVTGMSTSQVVVLLVDARHGVVEQTIRHLTIASLLGVRTVILGVNKIDLVDYSEDTFREIEQTFLAKAEELGVSDSFVVPISALRGDNVVEASEHMPWYSGPTVLGILETLPVGGGRAGELDFRFPIQYVIREHATDYRGYSGQVNAGSISVGDEVTVPGGRTTTVTHIDTADGLAAVQTAGTGDSVTLRLADDIDLVRGDLLAAGSSPEPVRSFAATVVALTDTVLKPGQQVKVRYGSALERGRIASVDRILDLDSPAGDNEDPENVSLNEIAHITVEVARELPVEEYAARGAVGNLLVIDKSSGNTLAAGFVGTRLR, encoded by the coding sequence ATGAGTGCCCCGACCATAGAGACCGCCAGCCAGATCATCGCCGACCGCGAGACCCTGCGACTGTGCACCGCTGGCTCCGTCGACGACGGCAAGTCCACTTTCGTCGGCCGCCTGCTGCACGACACCAGGAGCGTCCTCGCCGACACCCTCGCCTCGGTGGAGCAGTCCTCCGCCGACCGCGGCTTCGACGGCCTCGACCTCTCCCTGCTGGTCGACGGCCTGCGTGCCGAGCGTGAGCAGGGCATCACCATCGACGTGGCCTACCGCTACTTCGCCACCGACGCCCGCGCCTTCATCCTCGCGGACACCCCGGGCCACGTGCAGTACACCCGCAACACGGTCACGGGCATGTCCACGTCCCAGGTGGTGGTTCTGCTTGTCGACGCCCGCCACGGAGTCGTCGAACAGACCATCCGTCACCTCACCATCGCGTCGCTGCTCGGCGTGCGCACCGTCATCCTCGGGGTGAACAAGATCGACCTGGTGGACTACTCCGAGGACACCTTCCGCGAGATCGAGCAGACGTTCCTGGCCAAGGCGGAGGAGCTGGGTGTCTCCGACTCCTTCGTCGTGCCCATCTCGGCGCTGCGGGGCGACAACGTGGTTGAGGCGAGCGAGCACATGCCCTGGTACTCCGGCCCCACCGTGCTGGGCATCCTGGAGACCCTCCCCGTCGGCGGCGGGCGCGCCGGGGAACTCGACTTCCGTTTCCCCATCCAGTACGTCATCCGCGAGCACGCCACCGACTATCGCGGTTACTCCGGGCAGGTCAACGCCGGTTCCATCTCCGTGGGCGACGAGGTCACCGTGCCGGGCGGGCGCACCACCACCGTCACACACATCGACACCGCAGACGGCCTCGCCGCCGTGCAGACCGCCGGGACGGGCGACTCCGTCACGCTGCGCCTGGCCGATGACATCGACCTCGTGCGCGGCGACCTGCTCGCCGCGGGGTCGAGCCCCGAGCCGGTGCGGTCCTTCGCCGCCACGGTGGTGGCACTGACCGACACTGTGCTCAAGCCTGGCCAGCAGGTCAAGGTGCGTTACGGCTCCGCCCTGGAGCGCGGCCGCATCGCCTCCGTCGACCGCATCCTCGACCTCGACTCGCCCGCCGGCGACAACGAGGACCCGGAGAACGTCTCCCTCAACGAGATCGCCCACATCACCGTCGAGGTGGCGCGGGAGCTTCCCGTCGAGGAGTACGCGGCTCGGGGCGCCGTGGGCAACCTGCTCGTCATCGACAAGTCCTCCGGCAACACCCTTGCCGCGGGATTTGTGGGAACGCGGCTGAGGTAG
- the cysD gene encoding sulfate adenylyltransferase subunit CysD: MTDNTLSPHLRDLENESIHILREVAGQFDKVGLLFSSGKDSCVVFELARRAFQPAAVPFELVHIDTGHNFPEVIEFRDRLVEKTGARLHVAKVQDWIDRGELTERPDGTRNPLQTVPLVETIAERGYDAVLGGARRDEERARAKERVFSVRDSFGGWDPRRQRPELWSLYNGEKLPGENIRVFPISNWTEADVWEYIGAREIELPSIYFAHDREVFDRGGMWLTPGEWGGPKKGEQLQTRRVRYRTVGDMSCTGAVDSDATTIDEVLSEIATSTLTERGATRADDRLSESAMEDRKKEGYF; the protein is encoded by the coding sequence GTGACTGACAACACTCTTTCCCCGCACCTGCGGGACCTGGAGAACGAATCCATCCACATCCTGCGCGAGGTCGCCGGGCAGTTCGACAAGGTCGGGCTGCTGTTCTCCAGCGGCAAGGACTCCTGTGTCGTGTTCGAGCTGGCGCGCCGGGCCTTCCAGCCCGCTGCCGTGCCCTTCGAACTCGTGCACATCGACACCGGGCACAACTTCCCCGAGGTCATCGAGTTCCGCGACCGCCTCGTGGAGAAGACCGGCGCGCGCCTGCACGTGGCCAAGGTGCAGGACTGGATCGACCGCGGCGAGCTCACCGAGCGCCCGGACGGCACCCGCAACCCGCTGCAGACCGTGCCGCTCGTGGAGACCATCGCCGAGCGCGGCTACGACGCCGTCCTCGGCGGCGCGCGCCGCGACGAGGAGCGCGCCCGGGCCAAGGAGCGGGTCTTCTCCGTGCGTGACTCCTTCGGCGGCTGGGATCCACGCCGCCAGCGCCCCGAACTGTGGAGCCTCTACAACGGCGAGAAGCTCCCCGGCGAGAACATCCGGGTCTTCCCCATCTCCAACTGGACGGAGGCGGACGTCTGGGAGTACATCGGCGCGCGGGAGATCGAGCTGCCCAGCATCTACTTCGCCCACGACCGCGAGGTGTTCGACCGCGGCGGCATGTGGCTGACCCCCGGCGAGTGGGGTGGGCCGAAGAAGGGCGAGCAGCTGCAGACCCGCCGGGTGCGTTACCGCACCGTCGGTGACATGAGCTGCACCGGTGCCGTCGACTCCGACGCCACCACCATCGACGAGGTGCTCTCCGAGATCGCCACCTCCACCCTCACCGAGCGCGGCGCCACCCGTGCCGACGACCGCCTGTCCGAGTCCGCCATGGAAGACCGCAAGAAGGAGGGCTACTTCTGA
- a CDS encoding phosphoadenylyl-sulfate reductase codes for MTTSINLLSGGGSRQYRDPDISPEGPNSAAPLSDEDRARNENLVERYADELYHADAATIFEWTREHVHGPTVITMSMENTVLAELAQEHLPGTDLLFLDTEYHFDETIEVADAVEKRYPSSRLIRTHAVLSRAEQDSVYGKDLYRRNPTACCRMRKVEPLQRHLSPYVAMIDGLRRDDGPTRAEAPALSLNKTGRLKISPIITWSLEETDAFIRERDLIVHPLTLQGYPSIGCATCTLPVAAGEDPRAGRWAGSAKTECGLHTD; via the coding sequence ATGACGACAAGCATCAATCTGCTGTCGGGCGGCGGAAGCCGCCAGTACCGCGACCCGGACATCAGCCCGGAGGGTCCGAACAGCGCCGCACCACTGAGCGACGAGGATCGCGCCCGCAACGAGAATCTGGTGGAGCGCTACGCCGACGAGCTCTACCACGCCGACGCGGCGACCATTTTTGAGTGGACCAGAGAGCATGTCCACGGACCCACGGTGATCACCATGAGCATGGAGAACACCGTGCTGGCCGAGCTGGCGCAGGAGCACCTCCCGGGCACTGACCTGCTTTTTCTCGACACCGAGTACCACTTCGACGAGACGATTGAGGTGGCGGACGCCGTCGAGAAGCGTTATCCCTCCTCGCGCCTGATCCGCACCCACGCGGTGCTCAGCCGTGCCGAGCAGGACTCCGTGTACGGCAAGGACCTCTACCGCCGCAATCCCACGGCGTGCTGCCGGATGCGCAAGGTCGAGCCGCTGCAGCGCCACCTCAGCCCGTACGTGGCCATGATTGACGGATTGCGTCGCGACGACGGCCCCACCCGTGCCGAGGCCCCCGCGCTGTCGCTGAACAAGACGGGCCGGCTGAAGATCTCGCCGATCATCACCTGGTCGCTCGAGGAGACGGATGCATTCATCCGCGAGCGCGACCTCATCGTCCACCCCCTGACGCTGCAGGGTTACCCCTCCATCGGGTGTGCCACCTGCACCCTGCCCGTGGCCGCCGGCGAGGACCCCCGCGCGGGGCGCTGGGCCGGGTCCGCAAAGACCGAGTGCGGACTGCACACCGATTAA
- a CDS encoding nitrite/sulfite reductase translates to MTSTTTKPRPARAPKPEGQWKVDGLAPLNHDEQVKQEDPGIAVKQRVIDTYSKEGFSSIAPDDLYPRMKFVGMYTQRKQNLGGEHTGKDNSELHDEYFMMRIRFDGGQSSPERARVVGEISRDYARSTVDFTDRENIQLHWVRIEDAPAIWDKLATVGLDTLDACGDVPRVILGSPVAGVAADEIIDGQPAIDVIKNDYLPRDEFQNLPRKFKTSISGNARQDVTHEIQDLAFQGVVHPELGPGFQVFVGGGLSTNPMLARSLGVFVTLEQIPEVWAGVVGIFRDYGFRRLRNRARLKFLVAQWGPEKFRQVLQDEYLGFALPDGPDPAPNLIDRDHIGVHEQNDGRFYLGVKPTLGHMSGEQLIAVAEIAEKYGVTRIRHTPFKEVLFLDLEQEQIEPFSAELDALGLYTKPSEFRRGLLSCTGLEFCKLAHVTTKSRAIELADELEERFGDLDSPITISLNGCPNACARTQVSDIGLKGQAVSDADGNYVEGFQVHLGGTVGEGANFGRKLRGHKVLSSELTDYVVRVVGNYQDKRADGEIFRDWLLRADEEDLQ, encoded by the coding sequence ATGACGAGCACAACCACCAAGCCCAGGCCTGCCCGCGCCCCCAAACCGGAGGGGCAGTGGAAGGTCGACGGCCTGGCACCGCTCAACCACGATGAGCAGGTCAAGCAGGAGGATCCGGGCATCGCGGTGAAGCAGCGGGTCATCGACACGTATTCGAAGGAGGGTTTCTCCTCCATCGCTCCCGACGATCTCTACCCGCGCATGAAGTTCGTGGGCATGTACACCCAGCGCAAACAGAACCTCGGCGGCGAACACACGGGCAAGGACAACTCGGAGCTGCACGACGAGTACTTCATGATGCGCATCCGATTCGACGGCGGACAGTCCTCGCCCGAGCGCGCCCGGGTGGTCGGCGAGATCAGCCGCGACTACGCCCGCTCCACCGTCGACTTCACCGACCGCGAGAACATCCAGCTGCACTGGGTGCGCATTGAGGATGCCCCGGCCATCTGGGACAAACTCGCCACCGTCGGCCTGGACACCCTGGACGCCTGCGGCGACGTGCCGCGTGTCATCCTCGGTTCCCCGGTCGCGGGCGTGGCCGCCGACGAGATCATCGACGGCCAGCCCGCCATCGACGTGATCAAGAACGACTACCTCCCGCGCGACGAGTTCCAGAACCTCCCGCGCAAGTTCAAGACCTCCATCTCCGGCAACGCCCGCCAGGACGTCACCCACGAGATCCAGGACCTGGCGTTCCAGGGGGTGGTGCACCCGGAGCTGGGCCCGGGTTTCCAGGTGTTTGTCGGCGGCGGCCTGTCCACCAACCCCATGCTCGCCCGCTCCCTCGGCGTCTTTGTCACCCTCGAGCAGATCCCCGAGGTCTGGGCCGGCGTGGTGGGCATCTTCCGCGACTACGGGTTCCGGCGCCTGCGCAACCGCGCCCGCCTGAAATTCCTCGTGGCGCAGTGGGGGCCGGAGAAGTTCCGGCAGGTCCTCCAGGACGAGTACCTCGGCTTCGCGCTTCCCGACGGCCCCGATCCCGCCCCGAACCTCATCGACCGCGACCACATCGGCGTGCACGAGCAGAACGACGGCCGGTTCTACCTCGGCGTCAAACCCACCCTGGGCCACATGTCCGGGGAGCAGCTCATCGCCGTGGCCGAGATCGCGGAGAAGTACGGCGTCACCCGCATCCGCCACACCCCCTTCAAGGAGGTGCTGTTCCTCGACCTGGAGCAGGAGCAGATCGAGCCGTTCAGCGCCGAGCTCGACGCCCTGGGCCTGTACACCAAACCCAGTGAGTTCCGCCGCGGGCTGCTGTCGTGCACCGGCCTGGAGTTCTGCAAGCTGGCGCACGTGACCACCAAGTCCCGGGCCATCGAGCTGGCCGACGAGCTGGAGGAGCGCTTCGGCGACCTGGACTCGCCCATCACCATCTCCCTCAACGGCTGCCCCAACGCCTGCGCCCGCACCCAGGTCTCCGACATCGGGCTCAAGGGCCAGGCGGTGTCGGATGCCGACGGCAACTACGTCGAGGGTTTCCAGGTGCACCTCGGCGGCACCGTCGGCGAGGGCGCGAACTTCGGCCGCAAGCTGCGCGGGCACAAGGTGCTGTCCTCGGAGCTCACCGACTACGTGGTCCGGGTCGTGGGCAACTACCAGGACAAACGCGCCGACGGCGAGATCTTCCGCGACTGGCTGCTGCGTGCTGACGAAGAGGACCTCCAGTAA
- a CDS encoding ABC transporter ATP-binding protein: MDLLRILGRFSRPYVGGLVAIVILQTITTMATLYLPSLNARIIDEGVSQGDVPFIWRIGGIMLLVAFVQVISAAIAVWYGSRTAMGVGRDIRATVFGRVSRYSAEDMSHFGTATLITRGTNDVQQVQMVYLMALNFMVQVPIMMIGGVVMAVREDPGMSWLVLVSVLVLMVVVGGLIAGLFPLFQSMQTKIDRINGILREQITGLRVIRAFTREAHETERFDDANLDLTDLSRKIGNLFVLMFPVIMLVLNVATGAVLWFGGQRVGDGQVEVGSLTAFLQYLLQILAAVMMGAFMAMMLPRAMVCARRITELLAHEPSIHESLEPERPARNEGLVEFEDVSFTYPGADAPVLGGVSFTARPGETTAIIGATGSGKTTLLSLVPRLFTPTSGRVLLDGTDITRMSRKDITDRVSMVPQKPYLFSGTVATNLRMANPDATDEQLWEALETTQAGFVSRDEAGLDMPISQGGTNVSGGQRQRLCIARALLAEPKVYLFDDSFSALDMTTDANLRQALKPRFAGATAIIVAQRVSSIIDAAQILVMEAGQIVARGTHDELLETSPTYQEIVHSQMAEELN; the protein is encoded by the coding sequence GTGGATCTCCTAAGAATTCTGGGGCGTTTTTCCCGGCCCTATGTCGGTGGCCTCGTGGCCATCGTCATCCTCCAGACCATCACCACGATGGCAACTCTCTACCTGCCCTCCCTCAACGCCCGCATCATCGACGAGGGCGTCTCCCAGGGTGACGTCCCCTTCATCTGGCGCATCGGCGGCATCATGCTGCTGGTCGCGTTTGTCCAGGTCATCTCCGCGGCCATCGCCGTGTGGTACGGCTCCCGCACCGCCATGGGTGTCGGCCGCGACATCCGCGCCACGGTGTTCGGCCGGGTCTCGCGTTACTCCGCCGAGGACATGTCGCACTTCGGTACCGCCACCCTGATCACCCGCGGCACCAACGACGTGCAGCAGGTCCAGATGGTGTACCTCATGGCCCTGAACTTCATGGTCCAGGTGCCCATCATGATGATCGGCGGCGTGGTCATGGCCGTGCGCGAGGACCCGGGCATGTCCTGGCTCGTGCTCGTCTCCGTGCTGGTCCTGATGGTCGTCGTCGGCGGCCTCATCGCCGGGCTCTTCCCGCTGTTCCAGTCCATGCAGACGAAGATCGACCGCATCAACGGCATCCTGCGTGAGCAGATCACCGGCCTGCGGGTCATCCGCGCCTTCACCCGGGAGGCCCACGAGACGGAGCGTTTCGACGACGCCAACCTCGACCTCACCGACCTCAGCCGGAAGATCGGCAACCTCTTTGTGCTGATGTTCCCCGTCATCATGCTGGTGCTCAACGTCGCCACCGGTGCCGTCCTGTGGTTCGGCGGCCAGCGCGTCGGCGACGGCCAGGTCGAGGTCGGCTCGCTGACCGCCTTCCTGCAGTACCTGCTGCAGATCCTCGCCGCCGTGATGATGGGCGCTTTCATGGCCATGATGCTGCCCCGCGCCATGGTCTGCGCCCGCCGCATCACCGAGCTGCTCGCCCACGAGCCCTCGATCCACGAGAGCCTGGAGCCCGAGCGCCCGGCACGCAACGAGGGCCTCGTCGAGTTCGAGGACGTCTCCTTCACCTACCCCGGCGCGGATGCCCCGGTCCTCGGCGGCGTGAGCTTCACCGCCCGCCCCGGCGAGACCACCGCGATCATCGGCGCCACCGGCTCCGGCAAGACGACGCTGCTCAGCCTCGTTCCCCGCCTGTTCACACCCACCAGCGGTCGCGTGCTTCTCGACGGAACAGACATCACCCGCATGTCGCGAAAGGACATCACCGACCGCGTGTCCATGGTCCCGCAGAAGCCCTACCTCTTCTCCGGCACCGTGGCCACGAACCTGCGCATGGCCAACCCAGACGCCACCGACGAGCAGCTGTGGGAGGCCCTGGAGACCACCCAGGCCGGGTTTGTCTCCCGCGACGAGGCGGGGCTGGACATGCCCATCTCCCAGGGCGGCACCAACGTCTCCGGCGGCCAGCGCCAGCGCCTGTGCATCGCCCGCGCCCTGCTGGCGGAGCCCAAGGTCTACCTCTTCGACGACTCCTTCTCGGCGCTGGACATGACCACGGACGCCAACCTGCGCCAGGCGCTCAAGCCGCGCTTCGCCGGAGCCACCGCGATCATCGTCGCCCAGCGAGTCTCGTCCATCATCGACGCCGCCCAGATCCTCGTCATGGAGGCCGGGCAGATCGTCGCCCGCGGCACCCACGACGAGCTGCTGGAGACATCGCCCACCTACCAGGAAATCGTCCACTCCCAGATGGCGGAGGAGCTGAACTAA
- a CDS encoding ABC transporter ATP-binding protein, which produces MATESTKPASEMTEEEILELQEKLGGDDWSGSAPRSAKNFGPSAKRLLGMLSPYKLVMAFIVLLVVASVALNVYAPRVLGRAMDVIFNGAIGAQLPAGVSQGQVIEGLRAQGEDTFADMLSGMNVTPGVGIDFDRLGTLILVVIGLYVGASVLMWLQGFILNRIVMNVVYRLRVDVEAKLHRLPLSYFDSGQRGDILSRTTNDVDNVQQALQQALAQALQAILMIIGITVMMFTVSWQLALVALLSIPLTGVVIGVIGTRSQKQFKEQWRSTGMLNGHIEETFSGHEVVTIFGRTDVAAEQFAERNETLFRSSSLAQFLSGLMMPIMQFVSYLSYVAIAVLGGLKVAAGSMTLGDATAFIQYSRQFNQPLAELGGMMQMVQSGVASAERVFEFLDADEQSADTGTAAVEGRARGLVEFRDVDFSYTDEPLIEDLSLRVEPGQTAAIVGPTGAGKTTLVNLIMRFYEIDGGKILLDGVDTAQMTREQLRSQVGMVLQDAVLFEGTIMDNIRYGRLDATDEEVIEAATATYVDRFVHALPEGYNTVIDQSGGSLSAGERQLITIARAFLSQPALLILDEATSSVDTRTELLVQKAMSALRSERTSFVIAHRLSTIRDSDLILVMESGRIVESGTHDELLAAEGAYWRLHQSQFAEEE; this is translated from the coding sequence ATGGCTACCGAATCAACCAAACCCGCGTCCGAGATGACCGAGGAAGAGATCCTCGAGCTGCAGGAGAAACTCGGCGGCGACGACTGGTCGGGCAGCGCCCCGCGCTCGGCGAAGAACTTCGGCCCCTCGGCCAAGCGGCTGCTGGGCATGCTCAGCCCCTACAAACTGGTCATGGCGTTCATCGTCCTGCTCGTGGTGGCCAGCGTGGCGCTCAACGTCTACGCCCCGCGTGTCCTCGGCCGTGCCATGGACGTCATCTTCAACGGCGCCATCGGCGCGCAGCTGCCGGCCGGCGTGAGCCAGGGCCAGGTCATCGAGGGCCTGCGTGCCCAGGGCGAGGACACCTTCGCCGACATGCTCTCCGGCATGAACGTCACCCCGGGCGTGGGCATCGACTTCGACCGCCTGGGCACGCTGATCCTCGTGGTCATCGGCCTGTACGTCGGCGCGTCCGTGCTCATGTGGCTGCAGGGTTTCATCCTCAACCGCATCGTCATGAACGTGGTCTACCGCCTGCGTGTGGACGTCGAGGCCAAGCTCCACCGCCTGCCGCTGAGTTACTTTGACTCCGGCCAGCGCGGCGACATCCTCTCGCGCACCACCAACGACGTGGACAACGTGCAGCAGGCCCTCCAGCAGGCGCTGGCGCAGGCCCTGCAGGCGATCCTCATGATCATCGGCATCACCGTCATGATGTTCACCGTCTCCTGGCAGCTCGCGCTCGTCGCCCTGCTGTCCATCCCGCTCACGGGCGTGGTCATCGGCGTGATCGGCACCCGCTCCCAGAAGCAGTTCAAGGAGCAGTGGCGTTCCACCGGCATGCTCAACGGACACATCGAGGAGACCTTCTCCGGCCACGAGGTGGTGACCATCTTCGGTCGCACCGACGTCGCTGCCGAGCAGTTCGCCGAGCGCAACGAGACCCTCTTCCGCTCCTCCTCGCTGGCGCAGTTCCTCTCCGGCCTGATGATGCCCATCATGCAGTTCGTCTCCTACCTCTCCTACGTGGCCATCGCCGTCCTCGGCGGCCTCAAGGTCGCCGCGGGCAGCATGACCCTGGGCGACGCCACCGCCTTCATCCAGTACTCGCGCCAGTTCAACCAGCCCCTCGCCGAGCTGGGCGGCATGATGCAGATGGTGCAGTCGGGCGTCGCCTCCGCCGAGCGGGTCTTCGAGTTCCTCGACGCCGACGAGCAGTCCGCCGACACCGGCACCGCCGCCGTCGAGGGCCGCGCCCGTGGCCTGGTGGAGTTCCGCGACGTGGACTTCTCCTACACCGACGAACCCCTCATCGAGGACCTCTCCCTGCGCGTCGAGCCCGGCCAGACCGCCGCCATCGTCGGCCCCACCGGCGCCGGCAAGACGACGCTGGTCAACCTCATCATGCGCTTCTACGAGATCGACGGCGGAAAGATACTTCTCGACGGCGTGGACACCGCCCAGATGACCCGGGAGCAGCTGCGTTCCCAGGTGGGCATGGTCCTGCAGGACGCGGTTCTCTTCGAGGGCACCATCATGGACAACATCCGCTACGGCCGCCTGGACGCCACCGACGAGGAGGTCATCGAGGCCGCCACGGCGACCTACGTCGACCGCTTCGTGCACGCCCTGCCCGAGGGGTACAACACCGTCATCGACCAGAGCGGCGGCTCCCTCTCCGCCGGCGAGCGTCAGCTGATCACCATCGCCCGTGCGTTCCTCTCCCAGCCGGCGCTGCTCATCCTCGACGAGGCCACCTCCAGCGTGGACACCCGCACCGAGCTGCTCGTGCAGAAGGCCATGTCGGCCCTGCGCAGCGAGCGCACCTCGTTTGTCATCGCGCACCGCCTCTCGACGATCCGCGACTCCGACCTCATCCTGGTCATGGAGTCGGGCCGCATCGTCGAGTCCGGCACCCACGACGAGCTGCTGGCCGCCGAGGGCGCCTACTGGCGCCTGCACCAGTCGCAGTTCGCCGAGGAGGAGTAG
- a CDS encoding helix-turn-helix domain-containing protein codes for MTQSAVAESIFVTELVHSQARQAVQEGTPLGTSLPPELRNVVRQFVKAASEGKTVTIGTLPQELSTTEAARQLGMSRPTLMKLVHNEEIPAHKVGSHTRLHLKDVQEFQKNERRRQLDAFDKLREIDDELESESFFQN; via the coding sequence ATGACGCAGTCAGCTGTTGCGGAGTCCATCTTCGTCACCGAACTCGTACATTCCCAGGCCCGCCAGGCCGTTCAGGAGGGGACACCCCTCGGTACATCCCTTCCCCCCGAGCTGCGCAATGTCGTCAGGCAATTTGTTAAAGCCGCCTCCGAGGGAAAAACCGTGACTATCGGTACCCTCCCCCAGGAATTGAGCACTACCGAAGCAGCCCGGCAGCTGGGGATGTCGAGGCCGACTCTGATGAAGCTCGTCCATAATGAAGAAATTCCGGCCCACAAGGTGGGCAGCCACACCCGACTGCATCTGAAAGACGTTCAGGAATTCCAGAAGAATGAACGCCGACGTCAACTCGATGCTTTTGACAAGCTCCGCGAGATTGATGATGAGTTAGAGTCAGAGTCATTCTTTCAGAACTAG
- a CDS encoding PIN domain-containing protein, with protein sequence MAYQSVLVDANIWVSRTLSDWMFAFYRAGDTPLFDIQWTEDILTEARYRLRKNNPAAPSRPLDFRFDHIRNALKYQRIQGYDILDQGHPDEGDWHVVNAAIHGNSTYLVTDDKTFLGLPDLDDFPFEVHTADSFFTLIADSSPERLRQAVEDQWNYYCEKRPGNFNLVKNLKNAQAPEFALRVGYELQNL encoded by the coding sequence ATGGCCTATCAATCAGTCCTCGTCGATGCGAACATCTGGGTGTCCCGAACCCTCTCCGACTGGATGTTTGCGTTCTATCGGGCGGGAGACACTCCCCTCTTCGATATCCAGTGGACCGAGGACATCCTGACGGAGGCTCGCTACCGCCTCCGGAAGAACAATCCCGCCGCCCCTTCTCGACCCCTAGACTTCCGATTCGACCACATTCGGAATGCACTGAAATACCAACGAATTCAGGGCTACGACATCCTGGATCAGGGGCATCCCGATGAGGGCGACTGGCATGTAGTCAACGCAGCCATCCATGGGAACTCCACCTACCTGGTGACGGACGACAAGACGTTTCTAGGGCTCCCCGATCTGGACGATTTCCCGTTCGAGGTCCACACTGCAGATTCTTTCTTCACGCTGATTGCAGACTCCTCTCCCGAGCGTCTTCGTCAGGCCGTGGAGGATCAGTGGAACTACTACTGCGAAAAACGCCCAGGAAATTTCAACCTGGTCAAGAATCTGAAGAACGCTCAGGCTCCCGAGTTTGCTCTGCGAGTCGGTTACGAGCTCCAGAACCTGTGA